A region of Vitis vinifera cultivar Pinot Noir 40024 chromosome 15, ASM3070453v1 DNA encodes the following proteins:
- the LOC100244941 gene encoding protein SULFUR DEFICIENCY-INDUCED 2: protein MQGSTRSPKKAAQKQEPYHVIHKLPPGDTPYVRAKHLQLVEKDPEAAIALFWEAINVGDRVDSALKDMAVVMKQQNRVEEAIEAIKSFRDRCSKQAQESLDNVLMDLYKKCGKLEEQIELLKQKLRMIYQGEAFNRKPTKTARSHGRKFQVTIQQETSRILGNLGWAYMQQTNYATAEVVYREAQTIDPDANKACNLGLCLIKQARYDEARSVLEDVLHGKFCGSNDPKSRNRAHELLEEVEPWQSEAVFPSTSEVSLEDCFFELMKQSSPSRTRRLPIFEEISPFRDQLAC from the exons ATGCAGGGAAGCACAAGGAGCCCCAAGAAGGCAGCACAGAAGCAAGAGCCTTACCATGTTATTCACAAGCTCCCTCCTGGTGATACTCCTTATGTTCGAGCCAAGCACCTTCag TTAGTTGAGAAGGATCCTGAGGCTGCCATTGCTTTGTTTTGGGAAGCAATAAATGTTGGGGATAGAGTAGATAGTGCCCTCAAAGACATGGCAGTTGTTATGAAGCAACAAAACAGAGTCGAGGAAGCAATTGAAGCTATCAAGTCTTTCAGGGACCGCTGCTCAAAGCAAGCTCAGGAATCGTTAGACAATGTTCTCATGGATTTGTACAAG AAATGTGGGAAATTAGAGGAGCAAATTGAGCTGCTGAAGCAGAAACTTCGAATGATCTATCAAGGGGAGGCATTCAATAGAAAGCCCACTAAAACTGCTCGGTCCCATGGAAGAAAGTTTCAGGTCACCATCCAGCAAGAGACGTCCAGGATACTG GGTAATTTGGGTTGGGCCTACATGCAGCAAACCAACTATGCAACAGCTGAAGTGGTATATCGCGAAGCTCAAACGATTGACCCTGATGCCAACAAAGCCTGCAACTTAGGGCTGTGCCTGATCAAGCAAGCACGATATGATGAAGCACGGTCTGTTCTTGAAGATGTATTACATGGTAAATTTTGTGGATCCAATGATCCCAAGTCAAGAAACCGAGCCCATGAATTGCTGGAGGAAGTAGAGCCATGGCAATCTGAAGCGGTGTTTCCAAGCACCTCAGAAGTAAGTTTGGAGGATTGTTTCTTTGAGTTGATGAAGCAATCAAGCCCATCTAGAACAAGGAGACTTCCCATCTTTGAAGAGATCTCTCCATTCAGAGATCAACTGGCCTGTTGA